A region of Homo sapiens chromosome 17, GRCh38.p14 Primary Assembly DNA encodes the following proteins:
- the ADAM11 gene encoding disintegrin and metalloproteinase domain-containing protein 11 isoform 1 preproprotein (isoform 1 preproprotein is encoded by transcript variant 1), producing MRLLRRWAFAALLLSLLPTPGLGTQGPAGALRWGGLPQLGGPGAPEVTEPSRLVRESSGGEVRKQQLDTRVRQEPPGGPPVHLAQVSFVIPAFNSNFTLDLELNHHLLSSQYVERHFSREGTTQHSTGAGDHCYYQGKLRGNPHSFAALSTCQGLHGVFSDGNLTYIVEPQEVAGPWGAPQGPLPHLIYRTPLLPDPLGCREPGCLFAVPAQSAPPNRPRLRRKRQVRRGHPTVHSETKYVELIVINDHQLFEQMRQSVVLTSNFAKSVVNLADVIYKEQLNTRIVLVAMETWADGDKIQVQDDLLETLARLMVYRREGLPEPSDATHLFSGRTFQSTSSGAAYVGGICSLSHGGGVNEYGNMGAMAVTLAQTLGQNLGMMWNKHRSSAGDCKCPDIWLGCIMEDTGFYLPRKFSRCSIDEYNQFLQEGGGSCLFNKPLKLLDPPECGNGFVEAGEECDCGSVQECSRAGGNCCKKCTLTHDAMCSDGLCCRRCKYEPRGVSCREAVNECDIAETCTGDSSQCPPNLHKLDGYYCDHEQGRCYGGRCKTRDRQCQVLWGHAAADRFCYEKLNVEGTERGSCGRKGSGWVQCSKQDVLCGFLLCVNISGAPRLGDLVGDISSVTFYHQGKELDCRGGHVQLADGSDLSYVEDGTACGPNMLCLDHRCLPASAFNFSTCPGSGERRICSHHGVCSNEGKCICQPDWTGKDCSIHNPLPTSPPTGETERYKGPSGTNIIIGSIAGAVLVAAIVLGGTGWGFKNIRRGRSGGA from the exons ATGAGGCTGCTGCGGCGCTGGGCGTTCGCGGCTCTGCTGCTGTCGCTGCTCCCCACGCCCG GTCTTGGGACCCAAGGTCCTGCTGGAGCTCTGCGATGGGGGGGCTTACCCCAGCTGGGAGGCCCAGGAGCCCCTGAGGTCACGGAACCCAGCCGTCTGGTTAGGGAGAGCTCCGGGGGAGAGGTCCGAAAGCAGCAGCTGGACACAAGGGTCCGCCAGGAGCCACCAGGGGGCCCG ccTGTCCATCTGGCCCAGGTGAGTTTCGTCATCCCAGCCTTCAACTCAAACTTCACCCTGGACCTGGAGCTGAACCA CCACCTCCTCTCCTCGCAATACGTGGAGCGCCACTTCAGCCGGGAGGGGACAACCCAGCACAGCACC GGGGCTGGAGACCACTGCTACTACCAGGGGAAGCTCCGGGGGAACCCGCACTCCTTCGCCGCCCTCTCCACCtgccaggggctgca TGGGGTCTTCTCTGATGGGAACTTGACTTACATCGTGGAGCCCCAAGAGGTGGCTGGACCTTGGGGAGCCCCTCAG GGACCCCTTCCCCACCTCATTTACCGGACCCCTCTCCTCCCAGATCCCCTCGGATGCAGGGAACCAG gCTGCCTGTTTGCTGTGCCTGCCCAGTCGGCTCCTCCAAACCGGCCGAGGCTGAGAAGGAAAAGGCAG GTCCGCCGGGGCCACCCTACAGTGCACAGTGAAACCAAGTATGTGGAGCTAATTGTGATCAACGACCACCAGCTG TTCGAGCAGATGCGACAGTCGGTGGTCCTCACCAGCAACTTTGCCAAGTCCGTGGTGAACCTGGCCGATGTG ATATACAAGGAGCAGCTCAACACTCGCATCGTCCTGGTTGCCATGGAAACATGGGCAGATGGGGACAAGATCCAGGTGCAGGATGACCTCCTGGAGACCCTGGCCCGGCTCATGGTCTACCGACGGGAGGGTCTGCCTGAGCCCAGTGATGCCACCCACCTCTTCTC GGGCAGGACCTTCCAGAGCACGAGCAGCGGGGCAGCCTACGTGGGGGGCATATGCTCCCTGTCCCACGGCGGGGGTGTGAACGAG TACGGCAACATGGGGGCGATGGCCGTGACCCTTGCCCAGACGCTGGGACAGAACCTGGGCATGATGTGGAACAAACACCGGAGCTCGGCAG GGGACTGCAAGTGTCCAGACATCTGGCTGGGCTGCATCATGGAGGACACTGG GTTCTACCTGCCCCGCAAGTTCTCGCGCTGTAGCATCGACGAGTACAACCAGTTTCTGCAGGagggtggtggcagctgcctcTTCAACAAGCCCCTCAAG CTCCTGGACCCCCCAGAGTGCGGGAACGGCTTCGTGGAGGCAGGGGAGGAGTGCGACTGCGGCTCGGTGCAG GAGTGCAGCCGCGCAGGTGGCAACTGCTGCAAGAAATGCACCCTGACTCACGACGCCATGTGCAGCGACGGGCTCTGCTGTCGCCGCTGCAAG TACGAACCACGGGGTGTGTCCTGCCGAGAGGCCGTGAACGAGTGCGACATCGCGGAGACCTGCACCGGGGACTCTAGCCAG TGCCCGCCTAACCTGCACAAGCTGGACGGTTACTACTGTGACCATGAGCAG GGCCGCTGCTACGGAGGTCGCTGCAAAACCCGGGACCGGCAGTGCCAGGTTCTTTGGGGCCATG CGGCTGCTGATCGCTTCTGCTACGAGAAGCTGAATGTGGAGGGGACGGAGCGTGGGAGCTGTGGGCGCAAGGGATCTGGCTGGGTCCAGTGCAGTAAGCA GGACGTGCTGTGTGGCTTCCTCCTCTGTGTCAACATCTCTGGAGCTCCTCGGCtaggggacctggtgggagacatCAGTAGTGTCACCTTCTACCACCAGGGCAAGGAGCTGGACTGCAG GGGAGGCCACGTGCAGCTGGCGGACGGCTCTGACCTGAGCTATGTGGAGGATGGCACAGCCTGCGGGCCTAACATGTTGTGCCTGGACCATCGCTGCCTGCCAGCTTCTGCCTTCAACTTCAGCACCTGCCCCGGCAGTGGGGAGCGCCGGATTTGCTCCCACCACGGG GTCTGCAGCAATGAAGGGAAGTGCATCTGTCAGCCAGACTGGACAGGCAAAGACTGCAGTATCCATAACCCCCTGCCCACGTCCCCACCCACGGGGGAGACGGAGAGATATAAAG GTCCCAGCGGCACCAACATCATCATTGGCTCCATTGCTGGGGCTGTCCTGGTTGCAGCCATCGTCCTGGGCGGCACGGGCTGGGGATTTAA AAACATTCGCCGAGGAAG GTCCGGAGGGGCCTAA
- the ADAM11 gene encoding disintegrin and metalloproteinase domain-containing protein 11 isoform 3 (isoform 3 is encoded by transcript variant 3), whose amino-acid sequence MQGTRLPVCCACPVGSSKPAEAEKEKVRRGHPTVHSETKYVELIVINDHQLFEQMRQSVVLTSNFAKSVVNLADVIYKEQLNTRIVLVAMETWADGDKIQVQDDLLETLARLMVYRREGLPEPSDATHLFSGRTFQSTSSGAAYVGGICSLSHGGGVNEYGNMGAMAVTLAQTLGQNLGMMWNKHRSSAGDCKCPDIWLGCIMEDTGFYLPRKFSRCSIDEYNQFLQEGGGSCLFNKPLKLLDPPECGNGFVEAGEECDCGSVQECSRAGGNCCKKCTLTHDAMCSDGLCCRRCKYEPRGVSCREAVNECDIAETCTGDSSQCPPNLHKLDGYYCDHEQGRCYGGRCKTRDRQCQVLWGHAAADRFCYEKLNVEGTERGSCGRKGSGWVQCSKQDVLCGFLLCVNISGAPRLGDLVGDISSVTFYHQGKELDCRGGHVQLADGSDLSYVEDGTACGPNMLCLDHRCLPASAFNFSTCPGSGERRICSHHGVCSNEGKCICQPDWTGKDCSIHNPLPTSPPTGETERYKGPSGTNIIIGSIAGAVLVAAIVLGGTGWGFKNIRRGRSGGA is encoded by the exons ATGCAGGGAACCAG gCTGCCTGTTTGCTGTGCCTGCCCAGTCGGCTCCTCCAAACCGGCCGAGGCTGAGAAGGAAAAG GTCCGCCGGGGCCACCCTACAGTGCACAGTGAAACCAAGTATGTGGAGCTAATTGTGATCAACGACCACCAGCTG TTCGAGCAGATGCGACAGTCGGTGGTCCTCACCAGCAACTTTGCCAAGTCCGTGGTGAACCTGGCCGATGTG ATATACAAGGAGCAGCTCAACACTCGCATCGTCCTGGTTGCCATGGAAACATGGGCAGATGGGGACAAGATCCAGGTGCAGGATGACCTCCTGGAGACCCTGGCCCGGCTCATGGTCTACCGACGGGAGGGTCTGCCTGAGCCCAGTGATGCCACCCACCTCTTCTC GGGCAGGACCTTCCAGAGCACGAGCAGCGGGGCAGCCTACGTGGGGGGCATATGCTCCCTGTCCCACGGCGGGGGTGTGAACGAG TACGGCAACATGGGGGCGATGGCCGTGACCCTTGCCCAGACGCTGGGACAGAACCTGGGCATGATGTGGAACAAACACCGGAGCTCGGCAG GGGACTGCAAGTGTCCAGACATCTGGCTGGGCTGCATCATGGAGGACACTGG GTTCTACCTGCCCCGCAAGTTCTCGCGCTGTAGCATCGACGAGTACAACCAGTTTCTGCAGGagggtggtggcagctgcctcTTCAACAAGCCCCTCAAG CTCCTGGACCCCCCAGAGTGCGGGAACGGCTTCGTGGAGGCAGGGGAGGAGTGCGACTGCGGCTCGGTGCAG GAGTGCAGCCGCGCAGGTGGCAACTGCTGCAAGAAATGCACCCTGACTCACGACGCCATGTGCAGCGACGGGCTCTGCTGTCGCCGCTGCAAG TACGAACCACGGGGTGTGTCCTGCCGAGAGGCCGTGAACGAGTGCGACATCGCGGAGACCTGCACCGGGGACTCTAGCCAG TGCCCGCCTAACCTGCACAAGCTGGACGGTTACTACTGTGACCATGAGCAG GGCCGCTGCTACGGAGGTCGCTGCAAAACCCGGGACCGGCAGTGCCAGGTTCTTTGGGGCCATG CGGCTGCTGATCGCTTCTGCTACGAGAAGCTGAATGTGGAGGGGACGGAGCGTGGGAGCTGTGGGCGCAAGGGATCTGGCTGGGTCCAGTGCAGTAAGCA GGACGTGCTGTGTGGCTTCCTCCTCTGTGTCAACATCTCTGGAGCTCCTCGGCtaggggacctggtgggagacatCAGTAGTGTCACCTTCTACCACCAGGGCAAGGAGCTGGACTGCAG GGGAGGCCACGTGCAGCTGGCGGACGGCTCTGACCTGAGCTATGTGGAGGATGGCACAGCCTGCGGGCCTAACATGTTGTGCCTGGACCATCGCTGCCTGCCAGCTTCTGCCTTCAACTTCAGCACCTGCCCCGGCAGTGGGGAGCGCCGGATTTGCTCCCACCACGGG GTCTGCAGCAATGAAGGGAAGTGCATCTGTCAGCCAGACTGGACAGGCAAAGACTGCAGTATCCATAACCCCCTGCCCACGTCCCCACCCACGGGGGAGACGGAGAGATATAAAG GTCCCAGCGGCACCAACATCATCATTGGCTCCATTGCTGGGGCTGTCCTGGTTGCAGCCATCGTCCTGGGCGGCACGGGCTGGGGATTTAA AAACATTCGCCGAGGAAG GTCCGGAGGGGCCTAA
- the ADAM11 gene encoding disintegrin and metalloproteinase domain-containing protein 11 isoform X1 — protein sequence MRLLRRWAFAALLLSLLPTPGLGTQGPAGALRWGGLPQLGGPGAPEVTEPSRLVRESSGGEVRKQQLDTRVRQEPPGGPPVHLAQVSFVIPAFNSNFTLDLELNHHLLSSQYVERHFSREGTTQHSTGAGDHCYYQGKLRGNPHSFAALSTCQGLHGVFSDGNLTYIVEPQEVAGPWGAPQGPLPHLIYRTPLLPDPLGCREPGCLFAVPAQSAPPNRPRLRRKRQVRRGHPTVHSETKYVELIVINDHQLFEQMRQSVVLTSNFAKSVVNLADVIYKEQLNTRIVLVAMETWADGDKIQVQDDLLETLARLMVYRREGLPEPSDATHLFSGRTFQSTSSGAAYVGGICSLSHGGGVNEYGNMGAMAVTLAQTLGQNLGMMWNKHRSSAGDCKCPDIWLGCIMEDTGFYLPRKFSRCSIDEYNQFLQEGGGSCLFNKPLKLLDPPECGNGFVEAGEECDCGSVQECSRAGGNCCKKCTLTHDAMCSDGLCCRRCKYEPRGVSCREAVNECDIAETCTGDSSQCPPNLHKLDGYYCDHEQGRCYGGRCKTRDRQCQVLWGHAAADRFCYEKLNVEGTERGSCGRKGSGWVQCSKQDVLCGFLLCVNISGAPRLGDLVGDISSVTFYHQGKELDCRGGHVQLADGSDLSYVEDGTACGPNMLCLDHRCLPASAFNFSTCPGSGERRICSHHGVCSNEGKCICQPDWTGKDCSIHNPLPTSPPTGETERYKGPSGTNIIIGSIAGAVLVAAIVLGGTGWGFKNIRRGRYDPTQQGAV from the exons ATGAGGCTGCTGCGGCGCTGGGCGTTCGCGGCTCTGCTGCTGTCGCTGCTCCCCACGCCCG GTCTTGGGACCCAAGGTCCTGCTGGAGCTCTGCGATGGGGGGGCTTACCCCAGCTGGGAGGCCCAGGAGCCCCTGAGGTCACGGAACCCAGCCGTCTGGTTAGGGAGAGCTCCGGGGGAGAGGTCCGAAAGCAGCAGCTGGACACAAGGGTCCGCCAGGAGCCACCAGGGGGCCCG ccTGTCCATCTGGCCCAGGTGAGTTTCGTCATCCCAGCCTTCAACTCAAACTTCACCCTGGACCTGGAGCTGAACCA CCACCTCCTCTCCTCGCAATACGTGGAGCGCCACTTCAGCCGGGAGGGGACAACCCAGCACAGCACC GGGGCTGGAGACCACTGCTACTACCAGGGGAAGCTCCGGGGGAACCCGCACTCCTTCGCCGCCCTCTCCACCtgccaggggctgca TGGGGTCTTCTCTGATGGGAACTTGACTTACATCGTGGAGCCCCAAGAGGTGGCTGGACCTTGGGGAGCCCCTCAG GGACCCCTTCCCCACCTCATTTACCGGACCCCTCTCCTCCCAGATCCCCTCGGATGCAGGGAACCAG gCTGCCTGTTTGCTGTGCCTGCCCAGTCGGCTCCTCCAAACCGGCCGAGGCTGAGAAGGAAAAGGCAG GTCCGCCGGGGCCACCCTACAGTGCACAGTGAAACCAAGTATGTGGAGCTAATTGTGATCAACGACCACCAGCTG TTCGAGCAGATGCGACAGTCGGTGGTCCTCACCAGCAACTTTGCCAAGTCCGTGGTGAACCTGGCCGATGTG ATATACAAGGAGCAGCTCAACACTCGCATCGTCCTGGTTGCCATGGAAACATGGGCAGATGGGGACAAGATCCAGGTGCAGGATGACCTCCTGGAGACCCTGGCCCGGCTCATGGTCTACCGACGGGAGGGTCTGCCTGAGCCCAGTGATGCCACCCACCTCTTCTC GGGCAGGACCTTCCAGAGCACGAGCAGCGGGGCAGCCTACGTGGGGGGCATATGCTCCCTGTCCCACGGCGGGGGTGTGAACGAG TACGGCAACATGGGGGCGATGGCCGTGACCCTTGCCCAGACGCTGGGACAGAACCTGGGCATGATGTGGAACAAACACCGGAGCTCGGCAG GGGACTGCAAGTGTCCAGACATCTGGCTGGGCTGCATCATGGAGGACACTGG GTTCTACCTGCCCCGCAAGTTCTCGCGCTGTAGCATCGACGAGTACAACCAGTTTCTGCAGGagggtggtggcagctgcctcTTCAACAAGCCCCTCAAG CTCCTGGACCCCCCAGAGTGCGGGAACGGCTTCGTGGAGGCAGGGGAGGAGTGCGACTGCGGCTCGGTGCAG GAGTGCAGCCGCGCAGGTGGCAACTGCTGCAAGAAATGCACCCTGACTCACGACGCCATGTGCAGCGACGGGCTCTGCTGTCGCCGCTGCAAG TACGAACCACGGGGTGTGTCCTGCCGAGAGGCCGTGAACGAGTGCGACATCGCGGAGACCTGCACCGGGGACTCTAGCCAG TGCCCGCCTAACCTGCACAAGCTGGACGGTTACTACTGTGACCATGAGCAG GGCCGCTGCTACGGAGGTCGCTGCAAAACCCGGGACCGGCAGTGCCAGGTTCTTTGGGGCCATG CGGCTGCTGATCGCTTCTGCTACGAGAAGCTGAATGTGGAGGGGACGGAGCGTGGGAGCTGTGGGCGCAAGGGATCTGGCTGGGTCCAGTGCAGTAAGCA GGACGTGCTGTGTGGCTTCCTCCTCTGTGTCAACATCTCTGGAGCTCCTCGGCtaggggacctggtgggagacatCAGTAGTGTCACCTTCTACCACCAGGGCAAGGAGCTGGACTGCAG GGGAGGCCACGTGCAGCTGGCGGACGGCTCTGACCTGAGCTATGTGGAGGATGGCACAGCCTGCGGGCCTAACATGTTGTGCCTGGACCATCGCTGCCTGCCAGCTTCTGCCTTCAACTTCAGCACCTGCCCCGGCAGTGGGGAGCGCCGGATTTGCTCCCACCACGGG GTCTGCAGCAATGAAGGGAAGTGCATCTGTCAGCCAGACTGGACAGGCAAAGACTGCAGTATCCATAACCCCCTGCCCACGTCCCCACCCACGGGGGAGACGGAGAGATATAAAG GTCCCAGCGGCACCAACATCATCATTGGCTCCATTGCTGGGGCTGTCCTGGTTGCAGCCATCGTCCTGGGCGGCACGGGCTGGGGATTTAA AAACATTCGCCGAGGAAGGTACGACCCGACCCAGCAGGGGGCAGTGTGA
- the ADAM11 gene encoding disintegrin and metalloproteinase domain-containing protein 11 isoform X2 — protein MQGTRLPVCCACPVGSSKPAEAEKEKVRRGHPTVHSETKYVELIVINDHQLFEQMRQSVVLTSNFAKSVVNLADVIYKEQLNTRIVLVAMETWADGDKIQVQDDLLETLARLMVYRREGLPEPSDATHLFSGRTFQSTSSGAAYVGGICSLSHGGGVNEYGNMGAMAVTLAQTLGQNLGMMWNKHRSSAGDCKCPDIWLGCIMEDTGFYLPRKFSRCSIDEYNQFLQEGGGSCLFNKPLKLLDPPECGNGFVEAGEECDCGSVQECSRAGGNCCKKCTLTHDAMCSDGLCCRRCKYEPRGVSCREAVNECDIAETCTGDSSQCPPNLHKLDGYYCDHEQGRCYGGRCKTRDRQCQVLWGHAAADRFCYEKLNVEGTERGSCGRKGSGWVQCSKQDVLCGFLLCVNISGAPRLGDLVGDISSVTFYHQGKELDCRGGHVQLADGSDLSYVEDGTACGPNMLCLDHRCLPASAFNFSTCPGSGERRICSHHGVCSNEGKCICQPDWTGKDCSIHNPLPTSPPTGETERYKGPSGTNIIIGSIAGAVLVAAIVLGGTGWGFKNIRRGRYDPTQQGAV, from the exons ATGCAGGGAACCAG gCTGCCTGTTTGCTGTGCCTGCCCAGTCGGCTCCTCCAAACCGGCCGAGGCTGAGAAGGAAAAG GTCCGCCGGGGCCACCCTACAGTGCACAGTGAAACCAAGTATGTGGAGCTAATTGTGATCAACGACCACCAGCTG TTCGAGCAGATGCGACAGTCGGTGGTCCTCACCAGCAACTTTGCCAAGTCCGTGGTGAACCTGGCCGATGTG ATATACAAGGAGCAGCTCAACACTCGCATCGTCCTGGTTGCCATGGAAACATGGGCAGATGGGGACAAGATCCAGGTGCAGGATGACCTCCTGGAGACCCTGGCCCGGCTCATGGTCTACCGACGGGAGGGTCTGCCTGAGCCCAGTGATGCCACCCACCTCTTCTC GGGCAGGACCTTCCAGAGCACGAGCAGCGGGGCAGCCTACGTGGGGGGCATATGCTCCCTGTCCCACGGCGGGGGTGTGAACGAG TACGGCAACATGGGGGCGATGGCCGTGACCCTTGCCCAGACGCTGGGACAGAACCTGGGCATGATGTGGAACAAACACCGGAGCTCGGCAG GGGACTGCAAGTGTCCAGACATCTGGCTGGGCTGCATCATGGAGGACACTGG GTTCTACCTGCCCCGCAAGTTCTCGCGCTGTAGCATCGACGAGTACAACCAGTTTCTGCAGGagggtggtggcagctgcctcTTCAACAAGCCCCTCAAG CTCCTGGACCCCCCAGAGTGCGGGAACGGCTTCGTGGAGGCAGGGGAGGAGTGCGACTGCGGCTCGGTGCAG GAGTGCAGCCGCGCAGGTGGCAACTGCTGCAAGAAATGCACCCTGACTCACGACGCCATGTGCAGCGACGGGCTCTGCTGTCGCCGCTGCAAG TACGAACCACGGGGTGTGTCCTGCCGAGAGGCCGTGAACGAGTGCGACATCGCGGAGACCTGCACCGGGGACTCTAGCCAG TGCCCGCCTAACCTGCACAAGCTGGACGGTTACTACTGTGACCATGAGCAG GGCCGCTGCTACGGAGGTCGCTGCAAAACCCGGGACCGGCAGTGCCAGGTTCTTTGGGGCCATG CGGCTGCTGATCGCTTCTGCTACGAGAAGCTGAATGTGGAGGGGACGGAGCGTGGGAGCTGTGGGCGCAAGGGATCTGGCTGGGTCCAGTGCAGTAAGCA GGACGTGCTGTGTGGCTTCCTCCTCTGTGTCAACATCTCTGGAGCTCCTCGGCtaggggacctggtgggagacatCAGTAGTGTCACCTTCTACCACCAGGGCAAGGAGCTGGACTGCAG GGGAGGCCACGTGCAGCTGGCGGACGGCTCTGACCTGAGCTATGTGGAGGATGGCACAGCCTGCGGGCCTAACATGTTGTGCCTGGACCATCGCTGCCTGCCAGCTTCTGCCTTCAACTTCAGCACCTGCCCCGGCAGTGGGGAGCGCCGGATTTGCTCCCACCACGGG GTCTGCAGCAATGAAGGGAAGTGCATCTGTCAGCCAGACTGGACAGGCAAAGACTGCAGTATCCATAACCCCCTGCCCACGTCCCCACCCACGGGGGAGACGGAGAGATATAAAG GTCCCAGCGGCACCAACATCATCATTGGCTCCATTGCTGGGGCTGTCCTGGTTGCAGCCATCGTCCTGGGCGGCACGGGCTGGGGATTTAA AAACATTCGCCGAGGAAGGTACGACCCGACCCAGCAGGGGGCAGTGTGA